Genomic DNA from Desulfurispira natronophila:
AACAATGCGCGGGAAGCCATAATTGAACAAAACCATGGAGATGGAGGCCACATAACCATAAATATTGACATGATTGATAATCGTGCCATGTTACGTATAACCGACAGCGGGCCTGGTATCCCCAGAGAGCTTTTGCCGGACAAACTTTTCGAACCCTTTCTCACCACCAAAGGAGACCAGGGCACTGGTATAGGACTGGCCATGAGTCGCACTATCCTTGAAAAGATAAATGGCACAATAACAGCACATAATGAAGCCAAGGGTGCATGCTTTGTCATCACCATACCGCTGGCAAAGTCATGAACAAAGCCTTTGCCAGCGCTGCTTGCTCGTAATTCCAAAAATCTTTTGCTATAGTTATCGTTGAATTTTGGAGGCATATTCATGACAAATTCTTTTCTAAAAGTATTTTCAAACCACAAAAGCATTCCTGCAAAGGTAAAGTTCATCATGCTGGTGGTTGGTGTCGGTGTGATCTTTTTGGTCGGGTCGATAATCATGACTCACAACGAAGAAGAGCACTTTACACAGCAGCGCATTTCTGAAATTGCCGGGCAGCTTCAGCAGGACGCCCTGGACGCTGAAAAGGAAAAAAAGGATGAACTGCTCAGTATTGCCTTAACCCTGGCATCAAATCAGACCATGCACCGTGGGGTTATTCTCGGTGAACGGGAACGTCCCCGCATGATACAAGAGCTCAATACCTTGAGCGAAAGCTTCCGTGAACACACAGACATTAACAATCTGCGAGTGCATATTCACGACAGAGATGGATACACGGTACTGCGCACTTTTGCTCCTGATTTTCACGGTGATGACCTCACTGCGTTTCGCTCTACGGCAAGACGTATTCGAGATGAACAGCGACCTTTTACGGCACTGGAGCCGGGAGCCTCAGCTATTACCATTCGCGCTATTGCACCCATGATACGTGGCCCCGAGTATATAGGTGCAGTTGAATTATCAGCAGGCTATGGAAGTATCAGCAGAGACTTCAAGGCGCGTGGTGAGCGCTATATCGCACTCGTAAATGATAGTGGCCTGCGAGCAAGTCAAGGTCTTGCGAATAATCGTAAAATCGGTCCATTCAGGGCTTTAAGCGATACCTGGTTTTGCGATGAAACATTTGCCTTTGCCGACCAGGTGGATTACGAGCATTTACTGAAGTACGGATACGACATGACGGACGACTTCTTTGTTACCTCCACTCCTCTGGTTGGCTATGATGGAAACACTTTGGGGTACCACGTCATAGGTTTTCCTATGGAACGCTTTGATGAGGCCTTTGAGTCCTCAAACAGAATTATAAATGCCATGTTAGGAATATTGATTTTTAGTATTGTGGCCGTTGTCATCGCCACATGGGTCGCTATGCGATTTTTAATTTCTCCTCATGTTCGGGAGGCCGTAAGCCAAGCCAAAGTCATTGCTGATGGCGATTTTCGCCAGGAAATGCCAGTTTACTCTACTGATGAGTTTGGACAGTTAGCGCAGGAATTTAACCGCATGGGCGAAAAGCTAAGTAGCGCGCTGCATAGTGTCAATACTGCCATAGATGACTTATCCAACAACTCCATTGCCATGGCCGATACGGCAAAAGGACTGACTGATGGCTCTGAGAGCCAGACAAGCTCAATTAGCGAGCTATCTGTTGCCATGACAGAAATGACCAGT
This window encodes:
- a CDS encoding methyl-accepting chemotaxis protein; this translates as MTNSFLKVFSNHKSIPAKVKFIMLVVGVGVIFLVGSIIMTHNEEEHFTQQRISEIAGQLQQDALDAEKEKKDELLSIALTLASNQTMHRGVILGERERPRMIQELNTLSESFREHTDINNLRVHIHDRDGYTVLRTFAPDFHGDDLTAFRSTARRIRDEQRPFTALEPGASAITIRAIAPMIRGPEYIGAVELSAGYGSISRDFKARGERYIALVNDSGLRASQGLANNRKIGPFRALSDTWFCDETFAFADQVDYEHLLKYGYDMTDDFFVTSTPLVGYDGNTLGYHVIGFPMERFDEAFESSNRIINAMLGILIFSIVAVVIATWVAMRFLISPHVREAVSQAKVIADGDFRQEMPVYSTDEFGQLAQEFNRMGEKLSSALHSVNTAIDDLSNNSIAMADTAKGLTDGSESQTSSISELSVAMTEMTSTIEQVAQNIQNSSEHAQSTLQASNDGAKDALDIIRKTEGILSKVKESAEAIESLGASVGKIGEFANVITDIADQTNLLALNAAIEAARAGESGRGFAVVADEVRKLAERTQDSTNQIHKLITELQRQAKYSVTTINQSVEYVEDGNKTAQRAGERLQNISHLSEEQAGMLGEIAVAAQQQSATANQISCTVENIQGITHENAQKAQDVAEYANDLRSISEKLKVQTSYFQLKNASNQNKQLRLK